The following nucleotide sequence is from Longimicrobiaceae bacterium.
GCCGCCATCAAGGGCTACCGCTGCATCTTCACCATCCCCGACAAGATGAGCCAGGAGAAGGTGCGCCTGCTCAAGGCCTTCGGGGCCGAGGTCATCGTCACGCCGTCCGCCGTGGCCCCCGACCATCCGGACAACTACGTGATGATGGCGAAGCGCATCGCGCACGAGACGCCCAACGCCATCCTCGCCAACCAGTTCTACAACCAGGCCAACCCCGAGGCGCATTACCGCACCACCGGCCCCGAGGTGTGGGAGCAGACGGGCGGGCGGGTGACGCACTTCGTCTCCGCCGCGGGCACGGGCGGCACGATCACGGGCGCGGGGCGCTACCTCAAGGAGATGAACCCCAACGTCCGCATCGTGGGCGGCGACCCGGTGGGCTCCATCATCCGCGAGTTCGCGCAGACGGGGCAGAAGGGCGAGGGCGCCCCGTACAAGGTGGAGGGCATCGGCCAGGACAAGATCCCCGGCACGCTGGACCTCTCCGTGGTGGACGAGTGGCGCTCGGTGGACGACCGCTCGGCGATGAGCCTGGCGCGGCGCCTGACCCGCGAGGAAGGGCTGTTCGTGGGAGGATCGAGCGGCCTGATCGCGCAGGTGGCGCTCGACGTCGCCCGCGAGGTGGACGATCCCGACGCGTGCGTGGTCTTCATCCTCTGCGACACGGGCGAGCGCTACCTCTCGAAGGTGTTCAACGACGAGTGGATGCGCGAGAACCAGCTGCTCGACACCTCGCGCGTGACGGTGGGCGACATGGTGCGGCAGAAGGAGGCCAAGGCGCCGCGCGAGCTCATCTCCGTCTCCCCGGCCACGCCGGTGCGGCAGGCGCTGGCCTTCATCACCTCGCAGAACGTCAGCCAGCTCCCCGTGGTCGCCGAGGGCGACTGCGTGGGCCACATCAGCGAGGCCACGGTGATGGCGCGGGTGCTGGAGAACACCGCCGTGCTCGACCAGGCGGTGCAGACGCTGATGGACGCGCCCCTTCCGGTGGTGGACGGGCACGTGGACATGCCGGGTGTGATGCGTCTCCTTTCGCGCCACAACCCCGCGGTGCTGGTGCGCGAAGGCGGCAAGCTGTCGGGGATCATCACCCGCTACGACGTGCTGCGCTACGTGACCGACGGCCGGTGAGGTGCGGTTGACGTAGTAAGTCGTTGTCCTCCACACCATTCCGGCGCCGTGGGGGACGGCGGGCCCGTTCCGGGGCGCCGGAACTTTTTCCTTGCCGTTCGTGGCGGACGCGTTACATTCCGCGACGTCCCCCGCTACGCACCGCTGGTACTCTCAGGTCGCCCCTGCGCAGCACGGGAGTTCCACCCACTCTTTTCCACTCGAGGGAAATGTGATGAAACGAGGTTCGCAGACCGCGGCGATGCTGCTGTGGGCGCTGCTCCTGGCAGTTTGCCTGCCGGCGGCCGCCCGCGCGCAGGCCGTGACCACGGCCGCGGTGAGCGGTCGCGTGGTGAACGCCGAGCAGGCTCCGGCCGCCGGCGTGCAGGTGACGGCGACCAACACGGCGAACGGCTCGGTCTCGCGCGTGGTGACGCGCGCCGACGGCCGGTACCTGCTTCCCGGCCTTCAGCCGGGCTCGTACCGCCTGACCGTCTCGGGCCTGGGCATGGCCACGCAGACGCGCACGGTGAACCTGGCGCTCGGCACCACGGCCACGAACGACTTCACGCTCGCCTCGCAGGCCATCAGCCTGGGCCCGATCACGGCCACCGCCGAGCGCAACGCGATCATCTCGTCGTCGCACACGGGCGCCGCGACCACCATCAGCGACAGCACGCTGCGCCGCGCGCCCACCATCTCGCGCGACCTGAGCGACTTCACGCGCCTGGTGCCGCAGCTGGCGATGACCAACTCGACCACCGGCGCCATCAGCGCGGGCGGCCGTAACAACCGCTACAACCAGCTCCAGATCGACGGCACCTCCAGCAACGACATGTTCGGCCTCTCGGGCAGCGGCACGCCCAGCGGCCAGGCCGGCGGCAAGGCGATCACGCTCGAGGCGGTGCAGGAGCTCCAGGTCGTGCTCGCGCCCTTCGACGTGCGCCAGAGCGGCTTCACCGGCGCGTCGGTGAACGCGGTGACCAAGTCGGGCACCAACCGATTCCAGGGCACCATCAGCGGCTTCAACCGCAACGAGGGGCTGGCCGGCCGCTACATCACCCCGGCCGACACCGTCTCCAGCAAGCTGGACAAGTTCCGCAACACCGAGATCGCCGGCTCGTTCGGCGGCCCGATCATGCGCAACAAGGCCTTCTTCTTCCTGGCCGGCGAGCGCACCAACCGCACGAACCCGATCAACTACATCGCCGGCAGCAACTCGGCGCTGGGCGTGACCAGCACGCAGGCGCAGCAGCTCGCCGACACGCTGGCGGTGCTGGGGTACGCCCCCGGCGGCATCAGCGGCCGCCGCATCGAGCGGGCGAGCACCAACCTGTTCGGCCGCCTCGACTTCAACCTGGGCCAGAACAACCGCCTCACGCTGCGCCACAACTACATCGACGCCAACCGCGGTGACTTCGGCAGCAGCGCGCGCACGTACTACCTGGCCAACGCGGGCTACACGCAGTTCAGCACCACGAACAGCAGCGTGCTGCAGCTCAACTCGGGCTTCGGTGGCGGCGTGTTCAACGAGCTGCGCCTGGGCTACAACCGAGTCCGCGACCACCGCGGCTTCGAGGGTGGCCAGTTCCCGCGCATCCAGGTCAACGCGTCGAACGGCAACCTGGTGGCCGGCACCGAGAACTTCTCGGGGCAGAACATCCTGGACCAGGACGCGTTCGAGATCACCAACGACCTGACGATCCCGGCCGGCTCGCACACGCTGGTGTTCGGCACCAGCAACCAGTTCTCGAAGTTCAGCAACCTGTTCGTGCGCAACCCGTTCGGCAACTACGTCTTCCAGAGCTACGCGGACTTCGTGGCCGGCCGCGCGTCGAACTACCAGTTCAGCTACCTGGTGCCCGACACCGACCCGAACACCCCCGGCGACCAGCCCGGCCGCCCGCGCGCCGACTTCGGCGTGCGCCGCTACGCGCTGTACGGCGAGGACCGCTGGGACGCGCTGAGCAACCTGCAGGTCACGCTGGGCCTGCGCGTGGACCGCAACGGCTACCCGGACACGCCGGGCGAGAACACGGCCTTCGCCGCCATCTACGGCCGCCACACCAGCGCCGTACCGGAGAACTCGACCACCTGGAGCCCGCGCATCGGCTTCAACTGGGACCTGTTCGGCGACCAGACCACGCAGCTCCGCGGCGGTGCGGGCGTGTTCAGCGGCGCGAACCCGCTGGTGTGGGTGTCGAACGTCTACGGCAACACCGGCCTGGACTACATCCGCTTCACCTGCGACCGCCTGAACACCAACAACAACGACGATCCGCCCCCGTTCGTGTTCGACCCGGCGAACCAGCCGCGCAGCTGCGTGACGTCGGCCGGCGTGCCGATCGCGGCCGCCGCCGCGCCGAACGAGATCGACCTGGTGGACCCGAACTTCCGCTCGCCGCAGGTGGCCCGCTACTCGCTGGGCATCGACCGGCAGCTCCCGCTGGGCCTGGTGGGCACGCTCGAGGGCCTGTACACGCAGACCATCCACGACGTGCTGTACCAGAACCTCCGCGTCTTCCCCACGGGCCTGCGCGTGGAGAACCGTCCGGCGTACGCCCTTCGCGGCGGCACCCCGGGCTTCGGCGACGTGATCGACCTCACGAACACGAGCGCCGGCTACGCCTACAACCTGACGGCGCAGCTCCAGCGCCAGTTCCGCAACGGGTGGGACTTCTCGCTGGCGTACACGCGCTCGAAGGCCAAGGACGTGAACCCGATCACGAGCAGCCAGGCGATCTCGAACTGGCAGTTCAACGTGACGGCCAGCGACCCGAACAACCCGGGCCTGCACACGTCCGACAACGACATCCCCAACCGCGTGGTGGCCACGACGTCGTACTCGCTGCGTCTCTTCTCGCGCGCTTCGACCGACCTGTCGCTGGTGTACGTGGGCCAGTCGGGCCTGCCGTACTCGTACCGCTACGGCAGCGACATCAACGGCGACGGCTCCACGGGCAACGACCTGGTGTACGTGCCCAAGGACGCTTCGGACATCCGCTTCCAGAGTGGCGCGGTGAACGGCGTGAACGTGACGGCGGCCCAGTCGTGGGAGAACCTGAACGACTTCATGAACCGCGTGCCGTGCCTGAACAACGCGCGCGGCACCGTGCTGAGCCGCAACTCCTGCCGCACGCCGTGGTCGAACCGCATCGACTTCCGCATCGCGCAGAACCTGGCGCCCATCCGCGGCCAGAACGCCCAGATCACGCTGGACGTGCTGAACTTCGCCAACCTGCTCAACCGTGAGTGGGGCCTGAGCCAGTTCATCGCGAACCAGACCGACAACCTGCTGTCGCTCGGCACCGGCAACACCACCGCCGACGCCAACGGCCGCCGCCTGTACCGCGCCTTCGCGGCGCGCCAGGACGCGTTCAGCACCAGCACGCTGGACTCGCGCTACCAGATCCAGCTCGGGGTCCGGTACAGCTTCTAGGTCCGCCGTCTTCGGGTGAACGGAGCGAGAAGAGAGCGGGGCGGCGAAAGCCGCCCCGCTCGTCGTTTGGGAATGATCCGCCGAGCCCGGTCCGCGTCTGGGAGCGGGCGGTGCGATCCGGCACGTCCGCGGGGTTGCGCACGGGGATGTCCACCGCTCCAACCAGCGCCGGACCGTGGCTGCGTCGTACTCCACGATCGAGGCGATCTGCTCCACGTCGTGTCCACGCGACGAGAGCAGAACTGCGTGCATTCGCTCCGACACCCGGCCTACGTCGCGGCGTGCCCCCCGTTTCAGCTCCTCATGCTTGTTCGCTCAATGCGTGAACTCGCAGCATCGGGTTGAGCTCCGTCGGAAGGTTTCTCCCAACCGCACGGATCTCTACCTTAAATGCCTACAAAACTTTTGGCCACTTACTTAGAGAAGGATTGTGGTGGAGTGGAGCGGCTTGTCGTTGCCTACCGGGTGGAAGAAGTAGCGGCCGCTGGCGAAGCCGGCCGTCACGTGTTCAGTCGCACCCGAAGCGCGGAGTTGCCCAACTGGTGACGCGTATGGTGGAGATCCGGTCCCGTATCTCTCCGGGAGGGAGAAACGGCCGATGGCGGCAACTGCTTGCCGCTCATGCTCGGCCGACGTATCCTTCCTGTGGCTCCAGGCCTCCTCCGACTTCGTGGGGGAGAGCAAAAACCGGGGCTGAACAATCCATGGGCAAGGCTGCACCCGACTGGGGCGGCTGCGCACCGAGGAGATCGCCAGATGATGTCCCCCCCCCGTGGCGTCGCCTTCGACGCCGTGCAGGAGCTGTATGCTAGGCTCCGCACCCTCCCCGAAGACTCGGTCAACTACGCCATCGCCGAGAGGGCGATCGGGCTGGCGCTCAGCCCGCGGCGTGGCGCCTCCAACACCGCGTTCCTCCGCCACGATGCATGGCGGGACGCGAGGCGCAGCGTGCGCCGCAGCCGGGTGCGGCAGGAGAAGCTGCTGCACTGCTTGGAGAACCTGGCGCTGGTGGGCGGCAGGACAGCTGCGTTCCCCGGACTCGTCGACTGGGTGACTCCGGAGTCCGTCTACGCCGCCAGGGAGCTGGAGGCCCTCATCCGGACCGCCATCGACCGCGAGCACGCGCAGGGTGGAGCCTGCCTCACCGGCCTCCTCGCGGGGGAGACGGAGCAGGAGACGGCGGAGCGTCTCGGTGTGTCGCGCAGCATGGTCAGCCGCGTCCGGCGCCGGATCAGGGAGATCACGGCGGTGCTCGTGGCTGACTCCGCGGAAGGGTAGATCCCCACGGCGGAACTCGCCGGGACGGTTCAGCGGCCTTCGCCGAACCGTCTTGGCATTCCGACCCATCCAGATTGACAGCGTAGTTCGCCCGCCCACCGACAAACGGTGCGCTGGCCAGCAACACGAAAAAGGAGCAGGGGAAGATGCCTACCGCAACCACAGCGCGGCTGCCGGTCATTCTCACAAGCCATGCGCTGCAGTCACTCCGGGATTCGGGCTATACGCTCGCCGCCGCGCTCGGCGAGGTGATTGACAACAGCCTGGAAGCTGAGGCGAACGACATCCGGCTGCGTTTCGATGAGGAACGTGACCGGTCTGGTAAGAAGCATATCCACCGGATCCTGATCAGTGACGATGGGGCTGGCATGGATGAAGTCATCCTGCATCACTATCTGCAGCTCGGCTACTCCACCCGTTACATGTCTACAAAGACAATCGGGAAGTACGGGGTTGGCGCGAAGCTGGCGGCGCTGAACTTCGGAAAAAAAATTGACGTCTGGAGCCGTGTCGGCGCGGCAGCACCGTGGCTCCACGTCGGGTTCGATCTTGAGGATTCACTTCGCCGGGAAGAGCGAGGCGAGGAGGTCGGCATCGAGGCGCCGACGCCGGACCCCGTGCCCGATGACTATGCCGATTTGCTCCCCGCCGGTTCGGGAACCTTGGTCGTGTGGTCCAAGGTCGATCGCCTCGAGGAAGGACGCTGGGCACAGGACGCGAACGCGTTGCGGGTGGAAGTGGAGAAGGAGCTATCGAGGATGTTCCGGTACTTCCTGAACGGAGGGATCACCCTCTCCGTCAATGGAACGGTTCTGCTCCCTCACGACCCGCTCATGCTGATGGAGGGGACGTGGGCGGACAAGGTGCTGAGCGAACTCCATGCAGGCGAGCAGCCCGAAGCCGAGTCTCGTGGCCGGAGCGCGCGCGGTCCCGCGATGCGGCATTTCGGTGCCCGCGTCCTTGCTCGGAACGAACCGATCAAAATCCGAGGGAGCGAGGCCATCCTCACGGTAACGCTCTACCCGAAGGAGATCGTCAGGCAACGCGGAAAAGGCGGCGACCCTCTCGCGAAGAAGCTCCGCGTCCCCGAAAACGAGGGAAGCATCAGTTTCGTGCGTCTAAACCGCGAGATCAACTACACGAATGTGCCGCGCATCTTCCCCCGCGGCGTGGAGGATCCCGACCGTTTCATCGGAATCGAGATCGCCTTCTCTCCTGAGCTGGACGAGTATTTCGGTGTGCGGAACGTCAAACGGGGCGTCGAGCCGCATGACGAGCTTCGTGCGCGGATCCGGGAACTGCTGTCCAAGTACATTCCCCAAGCTCGCGAGATGCTCGACGAGATGTGGGGGGAGGTTGCGCGAGAGCAGAACACCCACGTGGGCGAGCACACGGCCATCCTAACCGCGGCCGGGGAGGCGAATCGGACCTTGCCGAAGGCGCGCGCTAAGGGTCCCGAGAACTCGAACGAAAGGGATCGCATCCTGAACGACTTGGCCCGCGATGCCGGAAAGACCGATGAGAAGGATCGGGCCGAGTACCTCGACCGGATCAGCGGACTTCCATTCGTGGTAG
It contains:
- a CDS encoding ATP-binding protein, translating into MPTATTARLPVILTSHALQSLRDSGYTLAAALGEVIDNSLEAEANDIRLRFDEERDRSGKKHIHRILISDDGAGMDEVILHHYLQLGYSTRYMSTKTIGKYGVGAKLAALNFGKKIDVWSRVGAAAPWLHVGFDLEDSLRREERGEEVGIEAPTPDPVPDDYADLLPAGSGTLVVWSKVDRLEEGRWAQDANALRVEVEKELSRMFRYFLNGGITLSVNGTVLLPHDPLMLMEGTWADKVLSELHAGEQPEAESRGRSARGPAMRHFGARVLARNEPIKIRGSEAILTVTLYPKEIVRQRGKGGDPLAKKLRVPENEGSISFVRLNREINYTNVPRIFPRGVEDPDRFIGIEIAFSPELDEYFGVRNVKRGVEPHDELRARIRELLSKYIPQAREMLDEMWGEVAREQNTHVGEHTAILTAAGEANRTLPKARAKGPENSNERDRILNDLARDAGKTDEKDRAEYLDRISGLPFVVESVDFPGANFLDIQHLDGQVIIRVNTRHRFYREMWEPIRSMASRNAGSVSGDEAVRTARRTMEALTLMVIAYGKAESMHEKPHDQYVDLRMYWGQFLNSLMGKVKDVF
- a CDS encoding pyridoxal-phosphate dependent enzyme, producing MSAPEPASPDMQPRHRMPYQNVLQTIGWTPLVRLNRMAEGIRTPVYAKAEFMNPGGSVKDRIGPAIIEAAERSGELRPGGTIVEGTSGNTGVGLALGAAIKGYRCIFTIPDKMSQEKVRLLKAFGAEVIVTPSAVAPDHPDNYVMMAKRIAHETPNAILANQFYNQANPEAHYRTTGPEVWEQTGGRVTHFVSAAGTGGTITGAGRYLKEMNPNVRIVGGDPVGSIIREFAQTGQKGEGAPYKVEGIGQDKIPGTLDLSVVDEWRSVDDRSAMSLARRLTREEGLFVGGSSGLIAQVALDVAREVDDPDACVVFILCDTGERYLSKVFNDEWMRENQLLDTSRVTVGDMVRQKEAKAPRELISVSPATPVRQALAFITSQNVSQLPVVAEGDCVGHISEATVMARVLENTAVLDQAVQTLMDAPLPVVDGHVDMPGVMRLLSRHNPAVLVREGGKLSGIITRYDVLRYVTDGR
- a CDS encoding carboxypeptidase regulatory-like domain-containing protein, producing MKRGSQTAAMLLWALLLAVCLPAAARAQAVTTAAVSGRVVNAEQAPAAGVQVTATNTANGSVSRVVTRADGRYLLPGLQPGSYRLTVSGLGMATQTRTVNLALGTTATNDFTLASQAISLGPITATAERNAIISSSHTGAATTISDSTLRRAPTISRDLSDFTRLVPQLAMTNSTTGAISAGGRNNRYNQLQIDGTSSNDMFGLSGSGTPSGQAGGKAITLEAVQELQVVLAPFDVRQSGFTGASVNAVTKSGTNRFQGTISGFNRNEGLAGRYITPADTVSSKLDKFRNTEIAGSFGGPIMRNKAFFFLAGERTNRTNPINYIAGSNSALGVTSTQAQQLADTLAVLGYAPGGISGRRIERASTNLFGRLDFNLGQNNRLTLRHNYIDANRGDFGSSARTYYLANAGYTQFSTTNSSVLQLNSGFGGGVFNELRLGYNRVRDHRGFEGGQFPRIQVNASNGNLVAGTENFSGQNILDQDAFEITNDLTIPAGSHTLVFGTSNQFSKFSNLFVRNPFGNYVFQSYADFVAGRASNYQFSYLVPDTDPNTPGDQPGRPRADFGVRRYALYGEDRWDALSNLQVTLGLRVDRNGYPDTPGENTAFAAIYGRHTSAVPENSTTWSPRIGFNWDLFGDQTTQLRGGAGVFSGANPLVWVSNVYGNTGLDYIRFTCDRLNTNNNDDPPPFVFDPANQPRSCVTSAGVPIAAAAAPNEIDLVDPNFRSPQVARYSLGIDRQLPLGLVGTLEGLYTQTIHDVLYQNLRVFPTGLRVENRPAYALRGGTPGFGDVIDLTNTSAGYAYNLTAQLQRQFRNGWDFSLAYTRSKAKDVNPITSSQAISNWQFNVTASDPNNPGLHTSDNDIPNRVVATTSYSLRLFSRASTDLSLVYVGQSGLPYSYRYGSDINGDGSTGNDLVYVPKDASDIRFQSGAVNGVNVTAAQSWENLNDFMNRVPCLNNARGTVLSRNSCRTPWSNRIDFRIAQNLAPIRGQNAQITLDVLNFANLLNREWGLSQFIANQTDNLLSLGTGNTTADANGRRLYRAFAARQDAFSTSTLDSRYQIQLGVRYSF